The window AGGGACGGTGACACTTTGGATATTTATTCTTCAGGGGACTTAAGGAATCCCTCAGCCACTGTCCCAGGGGCCCTCAGGAGTGCAGCAGGAGGAATCAGCAGGCTCAGAGCACAGTGTCCAAGGCAGGGTCACTGCTGTGGGCAGCGCTTTCTTGTGGCTCCTCAAAGACCCTCTGGAGGGAGAGCCAGAGGGATTTCAGGGAGCAgggcctccagcacctccctgccaAGAAGTAGATGAAGGGTTTGATGCTGCTGAGGAtgcagctgagcaggaaaaGAACTTGAGAAGACACAACAGTGTAGCCAAGCTGCAGGAGATTGCAGAGGCTGAGAAGGACAATGAAGAGCACAATGAGGGAGATAACCGTGTCTTGCCACTTGGTTTTCTGCTGATGGGAGCCCCTCTTGGCCTTAATGAAGTTGATTGTGTGAAAAATGAGTATGGGTGCAGCAAagaggagcaggatgagggCGTGCATGGAGAtgagagctgccctgcagtgctcctgctggTGTGATTGGCACAGGTATGGCATTACACAAATGACAATGAAGAGGGCAAGAAATATGCAGTAGTGGACAGTGTTCATCAAGCCCAAAAGGCGCTCAAGaaggctgcagtggcagcagagcaTGCAGGGCTTGTACATGTTTCGATTATGGCCGATTAACATCAGCCAGAACAGCGCCCAGTAGCAGAAGGACCAtggcagctggaaaaggaaactcAAGTACAGCAGGGGCAGGATAAGAGAGCAGGACAGGTCCTCCacaaggaagaggagggcagaggggactgtgaagagcaggaagaggaagtCAAGAAGAGCCAGGAAAAAGATGCCAATGTTACGCCATTTCAGGCCAAGGAGGCAGAGGAAAGCCCCATTCCCAACCAGCCCACAGAGGCTGATGAGCAGTGTCACACTGTGTATGGCCACGTCGGTGACATCTATGTCACAGAGATTGTCCCCTTCAGTGGGTGAGGCGGGAGATGGGGACACGGTGGTCACCTCCATGGATGGAcgctgggcaggcagtgggatgtggCCCCTGGCTGTGGTGAGAGTGGATGGGGAGTCAGTGCTTGGAGAATGCCGGGATGGAGCATgcggctcctctgcagctccctgcagtgggaaggattcAGAGGGGAGAAGTGAgatgtgaggggaggagggcagtggaaatggtggggtgggagagggaggtggcagggtTGGGATGTTCAGCAGGGGAtgcggaagggaagggcagggcagaggaggggggagctggggagggcccTGCGGTCACCAGAaagggtggcaggagcagagcagctgctggaggagagggaggtggggtaGGGAGGAGGGCAAACCTTGCACTGACCTGTTcccagtggggcagcagcaggcaaaggGGTCTGTGCAGATCAGCGGCGCTTCCTGGTACCCCGTGCTCCTTTGGGATCAATCtcctacagcagctcctcccaggtcagtaagatgaaaataaaaagtgctCAGATCACCAGAAGATCCCCATTCCTGTACTACAGGCTCTCTctgtgccctgt is drawn from Prinia subflava isolate CZ2003 ecotype Zambia chromosome 5, Cam_Psub_1.2, whole genome shotgun sequence and contains these coding sequences:
- the LOC134550548 gene encoding mas-related G-protein coupled receptor member H-like — its product is MEVTTVSPSPASPTEGDNLCDIDVTDVAIHSVTLLISLCGLVGNGAFLCLLGLKWRNIGIFFLALLDFLFLLFTVPSALLFLVEDLSCSLILPLLYLSFLFQLPWSFCYWALFWLMLIGHNRNMYKPCMLCCHCSLLERLLGLMNTVHYCIFLALFIVICVMPYLCQSHQQEHCRAALISMHALILLLFAAPILIFHTINFIKAKRGSHQQKTKWQDTVISLIVLFIVLLSLCNLLQLGYTVVSSQVLFLLSCILSSIKPFIYFLAGRCWRPCSLKSLWLSLQRVFEEPQESAAHSSDPALDTVL